Genomic window (Agrobacterium larrymoorei):
GTCGCGGTCCATGTCACCTCGTCCATGCTGCTTGATCCAGTCGTTGATCGGCGCATTGGCGGGGCCTGTGTCAAAGGCGACAACGTGGCCCTTGCCATCGGTCCAGGTGACGTTACCGACACCGCCGAGATTGAGGATCGCGGCACTGCCATCCTGCGTCACGCCCTTCAGCAGCGCCGAGTGATAGGCGGCGGCCAGCGGGGCGCCTTGTCCGCCAGCGCGAACATCGGCGCTGCGAAAATCATAGGCCACCTTGGTACCGAGAAGCTTCGCCATCAATCCGCCATCGCCCAGTTGCCGGGTGGCGCCGAGACGGCCCGGCTGCGGCGCGCGGTGCAGTACGGTCTGCCCATGGAAGCCGACGACGCCGATATCGGATAGCGACAACCCGGCATCTTTCACCAGGGCTGCTACTGCAGCGGACTGGGCACGGGTCAGCGCGTCTTCGGCGCGTGCGAAAATCTCCGGCTCCGGCCCGTCGAAATTCCACTTGCGGGCCGCAGCCAGTGTCTCTTCCAGAAGGTCGCGAACGGCTTGATCATAGGGTGCAAGCGTATAGGCGCCGAAGCGCTCGACGCGTTCGCCATCGGTTTTGAGAAGCGCGACATCGATGTTGCCGTCCAGCACAGTACCCGTCATCAAACCCACGGCCCAGATCGGTTCCATTTCGTCTCTCCTCAATGCGTGTTGATCATGTCGCCGATGGCAGCGCGAAGGGCGAAAATGCCGCTATCGACGTGCCGGCTCGGATGCACCCGGTTGGTCAGCAAGGTCCAGGCGCGCCGCTTGTCGAAATCGATCCAGAGGCCTGTGCCGGTAAATCCCGTATGGCCGATGACGCTATCGTTGCAAAACGCGCCGCCCGACCAACCTTCATAGGGACGCTCCCAACCATGGGTGCGTCTGTTCGAAAGCGGTTGGCGCATCAACCTGACAACACCATCGCCGTTCTCGTTCCCCGTCAACAGCGACCGGGCATAGTCGAGAACGGCATCCGCGGTGCCAAACAGACCGGCATGGCCAGAGCCCTGAAGTGCGTAGCAATTCTCGTCATGCACCTCCCCGCAGATCATCCGGTTGCGCCAGGTGCAGAACTCGGTGGCTGCAGTTTTTGCAGGATCGCCGTGAAAAGCAAAGCCCGGGCCGGCATCCATCTCGCGGATGCGCTTGCCAGCCAGTCTTTCCAGAGCGATGCCGAGAAGGATGTAATTCATATCCGAATAGG
Coding sequences:
- a CDS encoding anhydro-N-acetylmuramic acid kinase, with the protein product MEPIWAVGLMTGTVLDGNIDVALLKTDGERVERFGAYTLAPYDQAVRDLLEETLAAARKWNFDGPEPEIFARAEDALTRAQSAAVAALVKDAGLSLSDIGVVGFHGQTVLHRAPQPGRLGATRQLGDGGLMAKLLGTKVAYDFRSADVRAGGQGAPLAAAYHSALLKGVTQDGSAAILNLGGVGNVTWTDGKGHVVAFDTGPANAPINDWIKQHGRGDMDRDGLIAASGQVNEERLAKLLQHPYLSARFPKSLDRFDFGASMADGLSLEDGAATLTAFTASAVGKALDLLPQRPERLFVSGGGRHNPTLMRMLAERARVDAQPAETLGWRGDAVEAECFAFLAVRVLRNMPISFPTTTGAPEPMTGGRLAA
- a CDS encoding serine hydrolase domain-containing protein, with product MAEQSSPLLTPFDGSFDLLKEAVDAGRIPGGVFGMVDGNGNRLTRAIGHAQKVGGERPMVFDTWFDLASLTKVIFTTRKILELAVSGAIDLDSPITTLIPDFRQYAPECWERKVTFRQCLGHQTPFPGVEPIYTYGDDPDRLRAFVLQREWRHGEPAYSDMNYILLGIALERLAGKRIREMDAGPGFAFHGDPAKTAATEFCTWRNRMICGEVHDENCYALQGSGHAGLFGTADAVLDYARSLLTGNENGDGVVRLMRQPLSNRRTHGWERPYEGWSGGAFCNDSVIGHTGFTGTGLWIDFDKRRAWTLLTNRVHPSRHVDSGIFALRAAIGDMINTH